A genomic segment from Pristiophorus japonicus isolate sPriJap1 chromosome 16, sPriJap1.hap1, whole genome shotgun sequence encodes:
- the tbx2b gene encoding T-box transcription factor TBX2b isoform X2, producing MREPVLAATTMAYHPFHAHRAADFPMSAFLAAQPSFFPALALPPSGAAALSLPGALGKPLTDANMAEAGIHVSALGHQSAHLRPLKSLEPEDEVEDDPKVNLEAKDLWDQFHKVGTEMVITKSGRRMFPPFKVRVNGLDKKAKYILLMDIVAADDCRYKFHNSRWMVAGKADPEMPKRMYIHPDSPATGEQWMAKAVTFHKLKLTNNISDKHGFTILNSMHKYQPRFHVVRANDILKLPYSTFRTYVFPETEFIAVTAYQNDKITQLKIDNNPFAKGFRDTGNGRREKRKQLSLPSLRVYEDQCKGDRDGGDSDASSSDQPPARESLRSPLAADPVSLQFSQASKDEKSGADSDPELEGPEEHSAVVSSSPRVAVPGADTSPAEDAAPEPAERPKQGSIPDRKKDSLDARRESDSGGFSHRSSERDKGEGRRKDEAKKDGECLNKETYAPLMIQTDGPSHLNTGHLQSLAFSGLHSQQFFNPLNVGQPLFIHPGQFAVAPGAFSAMATGMGHLLASVSGAGGLDNAALSSAQTSAGAAAHFPFHLSQHVLASQGIPMTAFGGLFPYPYTYMAAAAAAAALPNSSGGPSSLHRHPFLSGGRPRLRFNPYPIPVSIPASTNLLTTAMPSALGGSDSKLCSRGSSPVSVSLASELNHKSNGGGSSLRTGGSSLSPKPSAKEAINQLQNIQRLVSGLESNRETSPTRDSPK from the exons ATGAGAGAACCAGTTTTAGCGGCGACTACCATGGCTTATCATCCGTTCCACGCTCACCGAGCCGCGGATTTCCCCATGAGCGCATTCTTGGCCGCTCAACCTTCCTTCTTCCCCGCGCTGGCGCTGCCGCCGAGCGGGGCGGCCGCTCTCTCGCTGCCCGGAGCTCTGGGCAAGCCCTTGACGGACGCGAACATGGCCGAGGCCGGGATCCACGTCTCCGCTCTCGGGCACCAGTCAGCACACCTGCGGCCCCTCAAGAGCCTGGAACCGGAGGACGAGGTCGAGGACGATCCCAAAGTGAACCTGGAAGCGAAAGATCTATGGGACCAGTTTCACAAAGTCGGCACCGAAATGGTTATTACAAAGTCTGGGAG GAGAATGTTCCCACCGTTTAAAGTGCGGGTGAATGGTCTGGATAAAAAGGCGAAATATATTTTACTGATGGACATAGTGGCAGCTGATGACTGCCGTTACAAATTTCACAATTCGCGTTGGATGGTGGCGGGGAAAGCAGACCCGGAGATGCCGAAAAGAATGTACATTCACCCAGACAGCCCGGCAACCGGTGAACAGTGGATGGCGAAAGCAGTGACTTTTCACAAACTAAAACTGACCAACAACATATCTGACAAGCATGGATTC ACCATCTTGAATTCTATGCACAAATACCAGCCCAGGTTCCACGTGGTCCGCGCCAACGATATTCTCAAACTGCCCTACAGCACTTTCCGAACCTATGTGTTCCCAGAGACAGAGTTCATCGCGGTCACAGCCTATCAGAACGATAAG ATAACGCAACTGAAAATTGACAACAATCCCTTTGCAAAAGGATTCAGGGACACTGGGAACGGGAGAAGAGAAAAAAG GAAGCAACTCTCTCTACCCTCCCTCCGTGTGTATGAAGATCAATGCAAAGGTGATCGCGATGGTGGTGATTCTGACGCCTCCTCCAGCGACCAGCCGCCGGCCAGGGAGTCTCTGCGCTCGCCCTTGGCTGCAGACCCTGTTTCTCTGCAGTTCAGCCAAGCATCCAAAG ACGAGAAGTCGGGTGCGGACAGTGACCCGGAGCTGGAGGGGCCGGAGGAACATTCGGCGGTGGTCAGCAGCAGCCCCAGAGTCGCGGTGCCCGGAGCCGACACCTCGCCGGCAGAGGACGCGGCGCCAGAGCCGGCTGAACGGCCGAAGCAAGGATCTATCCCGGACAGGAAGAAGGACTCGCTGGACGCTCGCAGGGAGAGTGACAGCGGCGGGTTCAGCCACCGGAGCTCGGAGAGAGACAAGGGCGAGGGGAGGAGAAAGGACGAGGCCAAGAAGGATGGTGAATGTTTGAATAAAGAGACCTACGCCCCGCTTATGATACAGACTGACGGCCCGTCTCACCTCAACACCGGACACTTGCAAAGTCTGGCCTTCTCGGGGTTACACAGCCAGCAGTTTTTTAACCCTTTAAACGTTGGACAGCCTCTCTTTATCCACCCGGGTCAGTTTGCAGTCGCTCCGGGCGCTTTCTCGGCTATGGCCACCGGGATGGGACATTTATTGGCCTCAGTATCGGGAGCCGGCGGCTTGGACAACGCGGCCCTCAGCTCAGCCCAGACCTCGGCCGGCGCAGCGGCTCACTTCCCTTTCCACCTCTCGCAACACGTCCTGGCTTCTCAG GGGATCCCAATGACTGCCTTCGGAGGGCTCTTCCCTTACCCATACACGTACATGGCCGCGGCCGCTGCAGCCGCCGCGTTGCCCAACAGCTCAGGAGGGCCTTCCTCTCTCCACCGGCACCCGTTCCTGAGCGGCGGACGGCCCCGGCTTCGCTTCAACCCGTACCCAATCCCCGTCTCCATCCCGGCCAGCACCAACCTCCTCACCACGGCCATGCCCTCGGCTCTCGGGGGGTCGGACAGCAAACTGTGCAGCCGAGGCTCCAGCCCCGTCTCGGTCAGCCTGGCTTCCGAACTCAACCACAAAAGCAACGGCGGCGGCAGCAGCTTAAGGACTGGAGGCAGCTCGCTCTCCCCGAAACCGTCCGCCAAGGAGGCCATCAACCAGCTGCAGAACATCCAGAGACTGGTCAGCGGCCTGGAGAGCAACCGCGAGACGTCTCCGACCAGGGACTCTCCGAAGTGA
- the tbx2b gene encoding T-box transcription factor TBX2b isoform X1: MREPVLAATTMAYHPFHAHRAADFPMSAFLAAQPSFFPALALPPSGAAALSLPGALGKPLTDANMAEAGIHVSALGHQSAHLRPLKSLEPEDEVEDDPKVNLEAKDLWDQFHKVGTEMVITKSGRRMFPPFKVRVNGLDKKAKYILLMDIVAADDCRYKFHNSRWMVAGKADPEMPKRMYIHPDSPATGEQWMAKAVTFHKLKLTNNISDKHGFVSVATILNSMHKYQPRFHVVRANDILKLPYSTFRTYVFPETEFIAVTAYQNDKITQLKIDNNPFAKGFRDTGNGRREKRKQLSLPSLRVYEDQCKGDRDGGDSDASSSDQPPARESLRSPLAADPVSLQFSQASKDEKSGADSDPELEGPEEHSAVVSSSPRVAVPGADTSPAEDAAPEPAERPKQGSIPDRKKDSLDARRESDSGGFSHRSSERDKGEGRRKDEAKKDGECLNKETYAPLMIQTDGPSHLNTGHLQSLAFSGLHSQQFFNPLNVGQPLFIHPGQFAVAPGAFSAMATGMGHLLASVSGAGGLDNAALSSAQTSAGAAAHFPFHLSQHVLASQGIPMTAFGGLFPYPYTYMAAAAAAAALPNSSGGPSSLHRHPFLSGGRPRLRFNPYPIPVSIPASTNLLTTAMPSALGGSDSKLCSRGSSPVSVSLASELNHKSNGGGSSLRTGGSSLSPKPSAKEAINQLQNIQRLVSGLESNRETSPTRDSPK; the protein is encoded by the exons ATGAGAGAACCAGTTTTAGCGGCGACTACCATGGCTTATCATCCGTTCCACGCTCACCGAGCCGCGGATTTCCCCATGAGCGCATTCTTGGCCGCTCAACCTTCCTTCTTCCCCGCGCTGGCGCTGCCGCCGAGCGGGGCGGCCGCTCTCTCGCTGCCCGGAGCTCTGGGCAAGCCCTTGACGGACGCGAACATGGCCGAGGCCGGGATCCACGTCTCCGCTCTCGGGCACCAGTCAGCACACCTGCGGCCCCTCAAGAGCCTGGAACCGGAGGACGAGGTCGAGGACGATCCCAAAGTGAACCTGGAAGCGAAAGATCTATGGGACCAGTTTCACAAAGTCGGCACCGAAATGGTTATTACAAAGTCTGGGAG GAGAATGTTCCCACCGTTTAAAGTGCGGGTGAATGGTCTGGATAAAAAGGCGAAATATATTTTACTGATGGACATAGTGGCAGCTGATGACTGCCGTTACAAATTTCACAATTCGCGTTGGATGGTGGCGGGGAAAGCAGACCCGGAGATGCCGAAAAGAATGTACATTCACCCAGACAGCCCGGCAACCGGTGAACAGTGGATGGCGAAAGCAGTGACTTTTCACAAACTAAAACTGACCAACAACATATCTGACAAGCATGGATTCGTAAGTGTTGCT ACCATCTTGAATTCTATGCACAAATACCAGCCCAGGTTCCACGTGGTCCGCGCCAACGATATTCTCAAACTGCCCTACAGCACTTTCCGAACCTATGTGTTCCCAGAGACAGAGTTCATCGCGGTCACAGCCTATCAGAACGATAAG ATAACGCAACTGAAAATTGACAACAATCCCTTTGCAAAAGGATTCAGGGACACTGGGAACGGGAGAAGAGAAAAAAG GAAGCAACTCTCTCTACCCTCCCTCCGTGTGTATGAAGATCAATGCAAAGGTGATCGCGATGGTGGTGATTCTGACGCCTCCTCCAGCGACCAGCCGCCGGCCAGGGAGTCTCTGCGCTCGCCCTTGGCTGCAGACCCTGTTTCTCTGCAGTTCAGCCAAGCATCCAAAG ACGAGAAGTCGGGTGCGGACAGTGACCCGGAGCTGGAGGGGCCGGAGGAACATTCGGCGGTGGTCAGCAGCAGCCCCAGAGTCGCGGTGCCCGGAGCCGACACCTCGCCGGCAGAGGACGCGGCGCCAGAGCCGGCTGAACGGCCGAAGCAAGGATCTATCCCGGACAGGAAGAAGGACTCGCTGGACGCTCGCAGGGAGAGTGACAGCGGCGGGTTCAGCCACCGGAGCTCGGAGAGAGACAAGGGCGAGGGGAGGAGAAAGGACGAGGCCAAGAAGGATGGTGAATGTTTGAATAAAGAGACCTACGCCCCGCTTATGATACAGACTGACGGCCCGTCTCACCTCAACACCGGACACTTGCAAAGTCTGGCCTTCTCGGGGTTACACAGCCAGCAGTTTTTTAACCCTTTAAACGTTGGACAGCCTCTCTTTATCCACCCGGGTCAGTTTGCAGTCGCTCCGGGCGCTTTCTCGGCTATGGCCACCGGGATGGGACATTTATTGGCCTCAGTATCGGGAGCCGGCGGCTTGGACAACGCGGCCCTCAGCTCAGCCCAGACCTCGGCCGGCGCAGCGGCTCACTTCCCTTTCCACCTCTCGCAACACGTCCTGGCTTCTCAG GGGATCCCAATGACTGCCTTCGGAGGGCTCTTCCCTTACCCATACACGTACATGGCCGCGGCCGCTGCAGCCGCCGCGTTGCCCAACAGCTCAGGAGGGCCTTCCTCTCTCCACCGGCACCCGTTCCTGAGCGGCGGACGGCCCCGGCTTCGCTTCAACCCGTACCCAATCCCCGTCTCCATCCCGGCCAGCACCAACCTCCTCACCACGGCCATGCCCTCGGCTCTCGGGGGGTCGGACAGCAAACTGTGCAGCCGAGGCTCCAGCCCCGTCTCGGTCAGCCTGGCTTCCGAACTCAACCACAAAAGCAACGGCGGCGGCAGCAGCTTAAGGACTGGAGGCAGCTCGCTCTCCCCGAAACCGTCCGCCAAGGAGGCCATCAACCAGCTGCAGAACATCCAGAGACTGGTCAGCGGCCTGGAGAGCAACCGCGAGACGTCTCCGACCAGGGACTCTCCGAAGTGA